aggtacagtcacctgatagacagaggtacagacacctgatagacagaggtacagtcacctgatagacagaggtacagacacctgatagacagaggtacagacacctgatagacagagacagaggtacagacacctgatagacagagacagaggtacagtcacccgatagacagaggtacagacacctgatagacagaggtacagacacctgatagacagaggtacagacacctgatagacagagacagaggtacagtcacccgatagacagaggtacagacacctgatagacagaggtacagacacctgatagacagaggtacagacacctgatagacagcggtacagacacctgatagacagaggtacagacacctgatagacagaggtacagacacctgatagacagagacagaggtacagtcacctgatagacagaggtacagacacctgatagacagaggtacagacacctgatagacagaggtacagacacctgatagacagaggtacagacacctgatagacagaggtacagacacctgttagacagaggtacagtcacctgatagacagaggtacagacacctgatagacagaggtacagacacctgatagacagaggtacagacacctgatagacagaggtacagacacctgatagacagagacagaggtacagtcacctgatagacagaggtacagtcacctgatagacagaggtacagtcacctgatagacagagacagaggtacaatCACccgatagacagaggtacagacacctgatagacagaggtacagacacctgatagacagaggtacagacacctgatagacagagacagaggtacagtcacccgatagacagaggtacagacacctgatagacagaggtacagacacctgatagacagaggtacagacacctgatagacagaggtacagacacctgatagacagaggtacagacacctgatagacagagacagaggtacagtcacctgatagacagaggtacagacacctgatagacagaggtacagacacctgatagacagagacagaggtacagacacctgatagacagagacagaggtacagacacctgatagacagaggtacagacacctgatagacagaggtacagacacctgatagacagaggtacagacacctgatagacagagacagaggtacagacacctgatagacagaggtacagacacctgatagacagaggtacagacacctgatagacagaggtacagacacctgatagacagaggtacagacacctgatagacagagacagaggtacagacacctgatagacagagacagaggtacagacacctgatagacagaggtacagacacctgatagacagagacagaggtacagacacctgatagacagaggtacagacacctgatagacagaggtacagacacctgatagacagaggtacagacacctgatagacagagacagcggtacagtcacctgatagacagaggtacagacacctgatagacagaggtacagtcacctgatagacagaggtacagacacctgatagacagaggtacagacacctgatagacagagacagaggtacagtcacctgatagacagaggtacagacacctgatagacagagacagaggtacagacacctgatagacagagacagaggtacagtcacccgatagacagaggtacagacacctgatagacagaggtacagacacctgatagacagaggtacagacacctgatagacagggacagaggtacagtcacccgatagacagaggtacagacacctgatagacagaggtacagacacctgatagacagaggtacagacacctgatagacagcggtacagacacctgatagacagaggtacagacacctgatagacagaggtacagacacctgatagacagagacagaggtacagacacctgatagacagagacagaggtacagacacctgatagacagagacagaggtacagtcacctgatagacagagacagaggtacaatCACccgatagacagaggtacagacacctgatagacagaggtacagacacctgatagacagaggtacagacacctgatagacagagacagaggtacagtcacccgatagacagaggtacagacacctgatagacagaggtacagacacctgatagacagaggtacagacacctgatagacagaggtacagacacctgatagacagaggtacagacacctgatagacagagacagaggtacagtcacctgatagacagaggtacagacacctgatagacagaggtacagacacctgatagacagagacagaggtacagacacctgatagacagagacagaggtacagacacctgatagacagaggtacagacgcctgatagacagaggtacagacacctgatagacagaggtacagacacctgatagacagagacagaggtacagacacctgatagacagaggtacagacacctgatagacagaggtacagacacctgatagacagaggtacagacacctgatagacagaggtacagacacctgatagacagaggcagaggtacagacacctgatagacagagacagaggtacagtcacccgatagacagaggtacagacacctgatagacagaggtacagacacctgatagacagaggtacagacacctgatagacagaggtacagacacctgatagacagaggtacagacacctgatagacagagacagaggtacagacacctgatagacagagacagaggtacagacacctgatagacagaggtacagacacctgatagacagaggtacagacacctgatagacagaggtacagacacctgatagacagaggtacagacacctgatagacagagacagaggtacagacacctgatagacagaggtacagacacctgatagacagaggtacagacacctgatagacagaggtacagacacctgatagacagagacagaggtacagacacctgatagacagagacagaggtacagtcacctgatagacagaggtacagacacctgatagacagaggtacagacacctgatagacagaggtacagacacctgatagacagagacagaggtacagtcacctgatagacagaggtacagacacctgatagacagaggtacagtcacctgatagacagagacagaggtacagacacctgatagacagagacagaggtacagacacctgatagacagaggtacagacacctgatagacagagacagaggtacagacacctgatagacagagacagaggtacagacacctgatagacagaggtacagacacctgatagacagaggtacagtcacctgatagacagaggtacagacacctgatagacagaggtacagtcacctgattgacagagacagaggtacagtcacctgatagatagaggtacagacacctgatagacagagacagaggtacagacacctgatagacagagacagaggtacagacacctgatagacagaggtacagacacctgatagacagaggtacagtcacctgatagacagaggtacagacacctgatagacagaggtacagtcacctgatagacagagacagaggtacagtcacctgatagacagagacagaggtacagtcacctgatagacagaggtacagacacctgatagacagaggtacagacacctgatagacagaggtacagacacctgatagacagagacagaggtacagtcacctgatagacagagattCCTTTAGTGGGTCAAGGAAATGTTCAGCCTATAATTTGCTAACTAGTTCATTTTATAATTAAAACACAcagtacattaccaaaagtatgtggacacctgcgcttcgaacatctcattccaaaatcatggcattAATAtttagttggtcccccctttgctgctaaaacagcctccactcttctgggaaggctttccactagatgatggaacattgctgctataacagcctccactcttctgggaaggctttccactagatgttggaaaattgctgctataacagcctccactcttctgggaaggctttccactagatgttggaacattgctgctataacagcctccactcttctgggaaggctttccactagatgttggaacattgctgctataacagcctccactcttctgggaaggctttccactagatgttggaacatttgaggggacttgcttctattcagccacaagagcattagtgaggtcgggcactgatgttgggagattagacctggctcatagtcggccttccaattcatcccaaaggtgttcaatggggttgaggtcagggctctgtgcagaccagtcaagttcttccacaccgatctcaacaaaccatttctgtatggacctcgctttgtgcacaggggcattgttatgctgaaacaggaaagggccttccccaaacttttgccacaaagttggaagcacagaatcgtctagaatgtcattgtatgctgtagcgttaagatttcccttcactggaactaaggggcccgaaccatgaaaaacagccccagaccattagtcctcctccaccaaactttacagctggcactatgcattgtggcaggtagagttctcctggcatctgccaaacgcAGATTCGTccgtctgactgccagatggACGAAGTGTGATTCATAACTGCATAGGACAAGTGtcctctgctccagagtccaagggcagtgagctttacaccactccagccgacgcttggcattgcgcatggtgatcttaggcttgtgagcggctgctctgccatggaaacccatttcatgaagcttcagacaaacagttcttgtactgacgttgcttccagagacagtttggaactctgtagtgagtgttgcaacccgaGGGCATACCATTTTtatacgcttcagcactcggcggtcccgttctgtgagcttgtgtggcctaccactttgcagctgagccgttgttgctcctagacgtttccacttcacaataacagcacttacaggtgaccggtgcagctctagcagggaagaaatttgacgaactgacttgttggaaaggtgtcattCTAAgccggtgccacgttgaaagtcactgaactcttcagtatgggtcattctactgccaatgtttgtctatggagattgcatggctgtgtgcttgattttatacatctgtcagcaacatgtgtggctgaaatagcagaatccactaatttgacggggtgtccacatacttttgatagaGTGGATGTGCTACACTGATTccttattgaatatttatgtaaattgaaAATATCAGGCTGAGTATCCACCATGTTGGAACCAGGCTTGTCAGTTTAACATAGAGAATCGACCAGGATGGAAACCGGACAGTTTAACAGAGTATCGACCAGGATGGAACCAGACAGTTTAACATAGATAATCCAccaggatgaaaccagacagttTAACATAGAGAATCCACCAGGATAGAACCAGACAGTTTAACATAGAGAATCGACCAGGGTGGAACCAGACAGTTTAACAGAGTATCGACCAGGATAGAACCAGACAGTTTAACAGAGTATCGACCAGGATAGAACCAGACAGTTTAACATAGAGAATCCACCAGGATAGAACCAGACAGTTTAACATAGAGAATCGACCAGGATGGAACCAGACAGATTAACAGAGTATCGACCAGGATGGAACCAGACAGTTTAACATAGAGAATCCACCAGGATAGAACCAGACAGTTTAACAGAGTATCCACCATGTTGGAACCAGACAGTTTAACATAGAGAATCGACCAGGATGGAACCAGACAGTTTAACAGAGTATCGACCAGGATGGAACCAGACAGATTAACACAGAGTATCGACCAGGATAGAACCAGACAGTTTAACATAGAGTATCGACCAGGATGGAACCAGACAGTTTAACATAGAGAATTCACCAGGATAGAACCAGACAGTTTAACAGAGTATCGACCAGGATAGAACCAGACAGTTTAACATAGAGAATCGACCAGGATAGAACCAGACAGTTTAACATAGAGTATCGACCAGGATGGAACCAGACAGTTTAACATAGAGAATCCACCAGGATAGAACCAGACAGTTTAACAGAGTATCGACCAGGATAGAACCAGACAGTTTAACATAGAGAATCGACCAGGATAGAACCAGACAGTTTAACATAGAGAATCGACCAGGATAGAACCAGACAGTTTAACATAGAGAATCGACCAGGATAGAACCAGACAGTTTAACATAGAGAATCCACCAGGATAGAACCAGACAGTTTAACATAGAGAATCGACCAGGATAGAACCAGACAGTTTAACATAGAGAATCCACCAGGATAGAACCAGACAGTTTAACATAGAGAATCGACCAGGATAGAACCAGACAGTTTAACATAGAGTATCGACCAGGATAGAACCAGACAGTTTAACATAGAGAATCGACCAGGATAGAACCAGACAGTTTAACATAGAGTATCGACCAGAATGGAACCAGACAGTTTAACATAGAGAATCCACCAGGATAGAACCAGACAGTTTAACATAGAGAATCGACCAGGATAGAACCAGACAGTTTAACATAGAGAATCCACCAGGATAGAACCAGACAGTTTAACAGAGTATCGACCAGGATAGAACCAGACAGTTTAACAGAGTATCGACCAGGATAGAACCAGACAGTTTAACATAGAGAATCCACCATGATAGAACCAGACAGTTTAACATAGAGAATCCACCAGGATAGAACCAGACAGTTTAACAGAGTATCGACCAGGATAGAACCAGACAGTTTAACAGAGTATCGACCAGGATAGAACCAGACAGTTTAACATAGAGAATCCACCATGATAGAACCAGACAGTTTAACATAGAGAATCCACCAGGATGGAACCAGACAGTTTAACAGAGTATCGACCAGGATGGAACCAGACAGTTTAACAGAGTATCGACCAGGATGGAACCAgacagtttaacatagagctTCATCTATGGCTGCCTGCAATGTTTACTGTACCTTATCCATGGGGTTCACAATAATCTCTGAGCCGTAGGCAAAGTCTTCCACAGTGTCCACCCTCACACTGGcacactgagagaggaggagaggagttacagcactcacacacacacacacacacacacacacacacacacacacacacacacacacacacacacacacacacacacacacacacacacacacacacacacacacacacacacacacacagccccccaccccaacaccacacactgCCCCTCACCACACACTACccaccccaacaccacacactgccccccccaacaccacacaccacacactacccaccccaacaccacacactgcccccccaacaccacacactgccccccccaacaccacacactgcccccccaacaccacacactgcccccccaacaccacacactgcacccccaacaccacacacTGCCCCCCCTCACCTTAGAGATGACCCCCCCCTGCCCCCCCTCACCTTAGCGATGACCCCCAGTATCAGTCTGTTATTGGTGACCATCTCTCTGATAGCCTCCTCATCATCAGACAACGCAGGTAGTATGTCAGGTATCAGGTGAGCCACCCTGCCGCCGCCCAGGTAGATCCCAAAATGAGTAAACAACGTCCGGGGTACctgaatgaataaataaatacattctagtgtcccaaatggcaccctattccctacatagtgcactactttagaccagagccctattccctatatagtacactactttagaccagagccctattccctatatatagtacactactttagaccagagccctattccctatgtagtacactactttagaccagagccctattccctatgtagtacactactttagaccagagccctattccctatatagtgcactactttagaccagagccctattcccatatatagtacactactttagaccagagccctattccccatatatagtgcactactttagaccagagccctattccctatgtagtacactactttagaccagagccctattcccatatatagtgcactactttagaccagagccctattccctatgtagtacactactttagaccagagccctattccctatatagtgcactacttcagaccagagccctattccctatatatagtgcactactttagaccagagccctattccctatgtagtacactactttagaccagagccctattccctattatagtgcactactttagaccagagccctattccctaatagtgcactactttagaccagagccctattccctatatatagtgcactactttagaccagagccctattccctatatatagtgcactactttagaccagagccctattccctatatatagtgcactactttagaccagagccatattccctatatagtgcactactttagaccagaaccctatggagccctattccctatatagtgctactTTTAACCAGAAGGAGCCCTATGGGCcaactatgaagggaataaggggccaatTGGGAGTCAAGCCATAGAGTTGCCTCAGCTATTTGACTACATTAAATGTTATTCCATACCTCCAGCAGGTCTCCTCTCTGGAACATGGAGTCATACTTCGATGGAGCTTCCTCTTTGGTTGTCGTCTGGTTTTTCCCCTTCTTTTTCTTGTCGTCTGTTTGTGCGCTGATGAACAGCAGGCCGAGGAGTGTGAGAGGAAACATGGTCCTGACacgtaggaggaggagaggactggagagatggacaaaatgtggaggaggagaggtggagagttgactgagaaacagagagacagagtgtggatagagagagagagcgggagagttgACTGAGAAACGAAGAGACAGAgtctgaatagagagagagagcgggagagttgACTGAGAAACGAAGAGACAGagtgtggatagagagagagagcgggagagttgACTGAGAAACGAAGAGACAGagtgtggatagagagagagagcgggaaagtTGACTGAGAAACGAAGAGACAGagtgtggatagagagagagagcgggagagttgACTGAGAAACGAAGAGACAGagtgtggatagagagagagagcgggagagttgACTGAGAAACGAAGAGACAGagtgtggatagagagagagagcgggagagttgACTGAGAAACGAAGAGACAGagtgtggatagagagagagagcgggagagttgACTGAGAAACGAAGAGACAGagtgtggatagagagagagagcgggaaagtTCGCTACCCGGATGTTTTTAATAGTCCAGCCTCTAGCCAGGTAGGTGGAGCTGAAGGAATTAGTACTAaccactgatctaaggtcagttttgtCCTTCCCCAAAATGATCAAGTCTAGGATTTGACTGAGCCtgtaaactgatcctaaatctgtGCCTAAGGACAACTCCTACTCAGCGCTGCAGATTAGATAGCTCTGGTCCAGGCCGTTTCATGTGGCTTGTTGACACTGAGGCTCGGTGTTAACCATCTGAACGTAACACCTTGGACCAGAGCTGTGGATTAGAGTGATGTGGACACTTTAGCTGAGTATTTCATCAATAACAAAGAAAGTCTGCATcacaattggcaccctattccatatattaggacctggtcaaagtagtgtactatatagggaacacagTGCCAtaaggtcctggtctaaagtagtgtactatgtagggaatagggtgccatagggccctgatctaaagtagtgcactatacagggaatagggtgccagccctagtctaaagtagtgcactatatagggaatagggtgccagccctggtctaaagtagtgcactatataggggaatagggtgccagttggaACGTAAAGAGATTTGGATTTTGAAGCAGCATGTACATAATCTTAATAGAACAATGGTATTATTTCCCAATGCTAAATCCAGGGTCTGAAattgcaccctaatccctatgttAGCACACTATGTTTGACCATGACCCATGGCTCCGGTCAAACGTAGTGCGTGAGAAAatgtagcctgatcccagatctgtttgtgctgtttaGTAACTATGACCATAGGAGtcggcaagacagcacaaacagatctgggaccagactagacaACATATACCTTTTATTTCCccataatgcatcattacatggtGGGCTGAAAAATGTACGGTAACTTTCCCCCCAAAAACTCCCTGGTTTTCCGGAAAGCCTGGCTGGAGGATTCCCCGTATGTTCTCCTTTAACCGGGAATATCTCGAGAAGGATATCTGGAACACCGGGGAATATATCGAGAAGGATATCTGGAACACCGGGGGGAATATATCTAGAAGGATATCTGGAACACCGGGGAATATATCGAGAAGGATATCTGGAACACCGGGGGGAATATATCGAGAAGGATATCTGGAACACCGGGGGGAATATATCTAGAAGGATATCTGGAACACCGGGGAATATATCTAGAATGATATCTGGAACACCGGGGGGAATATATCGAGAAGGATATCTGGAACACCGGGGGGAATATATCTAGAATGATATCTGGAACACCGGGGGGAATATATCTAGAATGATATCTGGAACCCCGGGGGGAATATATCTAGAATGATATCTGGAACACCGGGGGGAATATATCGAGAAGGATATCTGGAACACCGGAGGGAATATATCTAGAAGGATATCTGGAACACCGGGGAATATATCGAGAAGGATATCTGGAACACCGGGGAATATATCGAGAAGGATATCTGGAACACCGGGGAATATATCTAGAAGGATATCTGGAACACTGTAGGAATATATCTAGAAGGATATCTGGAACACTGGGGAATATATCTAGAAG
Above is a genomic segment from Salvelinus fontinalis isolate EN_2023a chromosome 36, ASM2944872v1, whole genome shotgun sequence containing:
- the LOC129835621 gene encoding lecithin retinol acyltransferase-like, producing the protein MFPLTLLGLLFISAQTDDKKKKGKNQTTTKEEAPSKYDSMFQRGDLLEVPRTLFTHFGIYLGGGRVAHLIPDILPALSDDEEAIREMVTNNRLILGVIAKCASVRVDTVEDFAYGSEIIVNPMDKVCSRPPLKGEEVADRAEKLQGSTAYSLLWYNCEHYVMYCRYGTCMSFQTFQFCKTVKKFILSQRSAKVTAVLGPVLALYLGVVSLYSALVIVLVPFIIWMAS